A genomic stretch from Erigeron canadensis isolate Cc75 chromosome 9, C_canadensis_v1, whole genome shotgun sequence includes:
- the LOC122582523 gene encoding protein BIC1-like gives MTNYQEQQQKQEKDQEVLCSMDKSLKNPNIDLPLLPLSSSQDFETSRHQHNIMHSANETHEVQGIITKNENHEGIKMLENPEQLNTLKDGPGNSDICSPYISYTLKDDPVNNQVSFSPIVVGEEDKTKLLPSSQQEAPMVEESGRERLKRHRENMAGRVWIPDIWGHEDLLKDWIDCTVFDSSLGNKTILSARAALVQEGRSTLRIHNQC, from the coding sequence ATGACAAACTatcaagaacaacaacaaaaacaagagaAAGATCAAGAAGTTTTATGCTCAATGGATAAGTCCCTCAAAAACCCTAATATTGATCTACCATTATTACCATTATCTTCTTCACAAGATTTTGAGACATCACGTCATCAACATAACATTATGCATAGTGCAAATGAGACACATGAAGTGCAAGGGATCATAACCAAGAATGAGAATCATGAAGGAATTAAAATGCTTGAAAACCCTGAGCAGCTGAACACCCTCAAAGACGGTCCTGGCAACTCAGATATTTGTTCGCCATACATCTCATACACCCTCAAAGACGATCCTGTTAACAACCAAGTTTCATTTTCTCCCATAGTGGTGGGAGAagaagacaagaccaaactgcTACCATCATCACAACAAGAAGCGCCAATGGTGGAGGAGAGTGGAAGAGAAAGGCTAAAAAGGCATCGAGAAAACATGGCGGGTCGGGTTTGGATCCCAGACATATGGGGACATGAAGATTTGCTTAAAGACTGGATAGATTGCACCGTGTTTGATTCTTCTTTAGGAAACAAGACCATTTTGTCAGCTCGAGCAGCCTTGGTTCAAGAAGGAAGATCAACCCTAAGGATACATAACCAATGCTAG
- the LOC122583808 gene encoding DNA repair protein RAD51 homolog 2, translating to MANKLISEMGLLPKSITNIFAARNIITAKDALSLTEFELMELLDVGLAEVTFAIALISEVASPPYQTVQSLLEQRMQNEHLTGHLPTHLKGLDAALSGGLPFGALTELVGPAGIGKTQFCLKIALLTALPSCYGGLDGHVIYIDVESKFNSRRLIEIGLNSFPEIFCLEGITKEMAGRITVLRPGSLAEFTESLQKIKVSLLQHQVKLLIIDSMAALVSGEYELGPQRQHPLGWHISFLKSLAEFSRIPVVMTNQVRSRITNQISQYSFQDNRAATVDSTGNIDSHLVAALGIHWAHAVTIRLVLESRSGRRFIKVAKSPMSPSLSFPFEVTSQGIVLLDDVGVEMIGPQINAIDHQGHSDIILS from the exons ATGGCGAACAAGCTAATCAGTGAAATGGGTCTGCTGCCCAAATCCATTACCAACATTTTTGCTGCTCGAAATATCATCACGGCAAAG GATGCATTATCGTTGACAGAGTTCGAGTTAATGGAATTGTTGGATGTGGGTTTAGCAGAGGTAACATTTGCAATAGCTCTCATTAGTGAGGTTGCTTCTCCACCCTATCAAACG GTGCAATCCCTGCTGGAGCAACGCATGCAGAATGAACATCTCACAGGTCATCTTCCAACACATTTAAAGGGTCTTGATGCAGCTTTATCTGGTGGGCTACCATTTGGTGCTTTGACAGAGTTGGTTGGACCTGCAGGAATTGGAAAGACCCAG TTCTGCTTGAAGATTGCTCTTTTGACTGCACTGCCGTCTTGTTATGGAGGCTTGGATGGTCATgtaatatatattgatgtagaatccaaatttaattcGAGAAG GTTAATCGAAATTGGTCTTAATAGTTTCCCAGAAATATTTTGCTTGGAGGGCATAACAAAAGAG ATGGCAGGTAGGATCACAGTTTTAAGACCTGGTTCTCTTGCTGAGTTCACTGAGAG CTTGCAAAAAATCAAAGTTTCACTCCTCCAGCATCAAGTGAAGTTGCTAATCATCGATAGCATGGCTGCCCTTGTTTCTGG GGAATACGAGCTAGGACCTCAAAGGCAACATCCATTGGGTTGgcatatatcatttttaaa GTCCCTTGCTGAATTTTCACGAATACCTGTGGTGATGACAAACCAAGTTAGATCTCGAATCACTAATCAAATCTCTCAGTATTCTTTCCAAG ATAATAGGGCGGCTACCGTGGACAGTACCGGAAATATTGATTCTCATCTTGTTGCTGCTTTGGGAATACACTGGGCTCATGCTGTTACCATTCGTCTTGTTCTTGAATCTAGATCAG GCCGGCGATTTATAAAGGTGGCAAAATCTCCAATGTCGCCATCACTGTCATTCCCTTTTGAAGTTACTTCACAAGGAATAGTATTGCTTGATGACGTTGGAGTAGAAATGATAGGACCACAAATTAACGCAATTGATCACCAAG GTCACAGTGACATAATTTTATCATAG
- the LOC122582776 gene encoding integrator complex subunit 3 yields MTSKLTQKTPYESEHQFAKSLQESFENLEESQLKPPFPLTIPTHPQYIQLNQAILYAILTRPDSSKLHIKHLHAVITDGYAYFTSLLTTLVNELYTKLFDNVRVQVIWVLSELIDVSADGVDALLVSLFRQTRGGYDFSDGNLWLCLELVGVLLRKWGCLVEEFPGVVSNGLYVFLRLLGDHCCDKVLSFCSKVEVLKGREIEFCVRVFREEFGLCFSIGRDLVRVLQDLVHVDEFRDIWKDLLLQPEKFGMPGFTDISQLYWLRTSSRYFLLRISPEMEAQLRFLLTNVKIGSQTRYQTWFGKKFLNVLENESVVIDIVRFICCAHHPSNKVILSNVMPRWAVIGWLLKCCTKNYIEANVKLALFYDWLFFREEVDNIMNIEPAILLTINSIPRYVDMTNNLLEFLLLLVDHYDIERKDLIVRGVSSALDMLERKGVVQSYDALTSCGMISSLLKERLVKLLPSKNVSV; encoded by the coding sequence ATGACATCCAAACTGACCCAAAAAACCCCATACGAATCAGAACACCAATTTGCAAAATCATTACAAGAATCTTTTGAAAATCTTGAAGAATCACAATTAAAACCCCCATTTCCATTAACAATCCCTACACACCCACAATACATTCAACTCAATCAAGCCATTTTATATGCCATTCTAACCCGACCCGATTCTTCAAAACTCCATATCAAACACTTGCACGCTGTTATAACTGATGGGTATGCTTATTTTACTTCTTTACTTACTACTTTAGTTAATGAATTATATACAAAGTTATTTGACAATGTGAGGGTTCAGGTGATATGGGTTTTGTCAGAACTGATTGATGTTAGTGCAGATGGTGTAGACGCTTTGTTGGTTTCGTTGTTTAGGCAGACACGTGGCGGTTACGATTTTAGTGATGGAAATTTATGGTTGTGTTTGGAATTAGTTGGTGTTTTGTTAAGAAAATGGGGTTGTTTAGTTGAGGAATTTCCGGGTGTTGTGTCGAATGGTTTGTATGTTTTTCTTAGGTTGTTGGGTGATCATTGTTGTGATAAAGTTTTGTCCTTTTGTTCGAAAGTTGAGGTTTTGAAGGGTAGAGAAATAGAGTTTTGTGTTAGGGTTTTTAGGGAGGAGTTTGGTTTGTGTTTTAGTATTGGGAGGGATTTGGTTCGGGTTTTGCAGGATTTGGTTCATGTGGATGAGTTTCGAGATATTTGGAAAGATCTTTTGTTGCAGCCTGAGAAGTTTGGAATGCCTGGTTTTACGGATATTTCACAACTGTATTGGTTGAGGACTTCTAGCAGGTATTTTTTACTTCGTATTAGTCCTGAAATGGAAGCCCAGTTACGGTTTTTGCTTACAAATGTTAAAATAGGAAGTCAGACTCGATACCAGACTTGGTTTGGGAAAAAGTTTTTGAATGTGTTGGAAAACGAGAGTGTTGTGATTGATATTGTTCGGTTTATATGTTGTGCTCATCACCCGTCTAATAAAGTAATTCTATCGAATGTGATGCCCAGATGGGCTGTTATCGGGTGGTTACTGAAATGCTGCACTAAGAATTATATCGAAGCTAATGTGAAGTTGGCGTTGTTTTATGATTGGTTATTTTTTCGTGAAGAAGTTGATAATATAATGAACATTGAGCCTGCTATCTTGTTAACGATAAACTCTATACCTAGATATGTTGACATGACAAATAATCTTTTGGAGTTTTTACTTCTTTTGGTTGATCATTATGACATCGAGAGGAAAGATTTGATTGTTAGAGGTGTATCATCGGCTCTTGATATGCTTGAAAGAAAGGGGGTGGTTCAGTCGTATGATGCTTTGACTAGTTGTGGCATGATTTCTTCTTTACTTAAAGAAAGACTCGTGAAGCTGTTGCCAAGCAAGAATGTGAGTGTCTAA